The Candida dubliniensis CD36 chromosome 5, complete sequence genome has a window encoding:
- a CDS encoding acyl-protein thioesterase, putative, translating into MSVSAIRIPANGSSAKAAVIFLHGLGDSGDGWSWLPQLVGQSKLIHEPINYVFPNAPKIPVTINNGFAMPAWFDIYELGNPHARQDVAGFFKSCEVLKEFILEQHNQFNIPLEKIVIGGFSQGAAISLATLALLDIKIGGCVALSGFCPVKNEITDRYNKNPGVNFDTPIFQGHGTVDPVINYDYGKQTSELYKQLGFKNLKFNTYTGVAHSASEEELADVIKFIKNVVEK; encoded by the coding sequence ATGAGTGTATCAGCTATTAGAATTCCTGCCAACGGATCCCTGGCCAAAGCAGCAGTGATTTTTCTCCACGGATTAGGTGATAGTGGAGATGGATGGTCTTGGTTACCTCAATTGGTTGGCCAATCTAAATTAATCCACGAACCAATCAATTATGTATTTCCAAACGCACCAAAAATCCCTGTTACAATAAATAATGGGTTTGCCATGCCAGCGTGGTTTGATATTTATGAGCTTGGTAACCCTCATGCCAGACAAGATGTCGCGGGGTTTTTTAAATCATGTGAAGTCTTGAAAGAGTTTATACTTGAACAACATAACCAATTCAACATCCCATTAGAAAAAATAGTTATTGGTGGGTTTTCTCAAGGTGCAGCTATTTCATTGGCAACATTAGCTCTTTTGGATATCAAAATTGGTGGTTGTGTTGCTTTATCGGGATTTTGTCCCgttaaaaatgaaatcacCGATCGTTACAATAAAAACCCAGGAGTCAATTTTGATACCCCAATTTTCCAAGGACATGGTACGGTTGATCCTGTGATTAATTACGATTATGGTAAGCAAACCAGTGAATTGTACAAGCAATTGGGattcaagaatttgaaattcaatACTTATACAGGGGTGGCCCATAGTGCCagtgaagaagaattggcCGATGTTATTaagtttattaaaaatgttGTAGAGAAATAG
- a CDS encoding Der1-like family member, putative (Similar to S. cerevisiae DFM1;~contains a DER1 domain (Pfam: PF04511); putative component of the ER proteolytic system involved with selectively degrading misfolded lumenal secretory proteins) codes for MDVILPNLPPITKGWCIAILSTATLISANRLKLVNLLFFPDKALTTEPWRLLTSFCTFRPLSIELFLEVFYAASSCGQLESRFTTELSLFPTRIIDQFNQNHRNARDQGQGQISQLELLRSFIDRNKSIDFLYYVGQICLSIIVVACLIHYRLQFTILNLGQILSHLLIYVDSQKTPNEQINVVGLFSIKKSYYPWLVAIVTIILNTSGGLLDINNIFNSPLVWTYIVATGLGHFWWMLRDVFVSSIHYDSNDRRRLLKQKLLSRHGIMKFDIIREGLIWLLLPPWYWVILTKIKQRRA; via the coding sequence ATGGATGTCATTTTACCCAATTTACCACCTATAACCAAAGGTTGGTGTATAGCAATATTGTCAACGGCAACTTTGATTTCAGCCAACCGACTTAAGTTGGTTAATTTGTTATTCTTTCCCGACAAAGCATTGACTACAGAACCATGGCGATTGTTAACATCATTTTGTACATTTAGAcctttatcaattgaactATTTCTAGAAGTGTTTTATGCTGCCAGTTCTTGTGGACAATTAGAATCGAGATTCACAACAGAATTATCCCTTTTCCCAACTCGtataattgatcaattcaaCCAAAATCACAGAAATGCCCGAGACCAAGGACAAGGTCAAATCCTGCAATTGGAATTATTGAGGAGCTTCATTGATCGTAATAAGTCgattgattttttatattatgtgggtcaaatttgtttatcCATAATAGTTGTTGCTTgtttaattcattatagATTGCAATTTACTATACTTAATTTAGGACAAATATTATCCCATTTGCTTATTTATGTTGACTCACAAAAGACTCCTAATGAACAAATCAATGTTGTGGGGTTATTCAGTATAAAGAAATCCTACTATCCGTGGTTAGTGGCAATAGTCACTATCATATTAAACACTAGTGGTGGTCTTTTagatattaataatattttcaattcaccATTAGTATGGACTTATATTGTGGCTACCGGGTTGGGACATTTTTGGTGGATGCTAAGAGATGTCTTTGTATCGTCAATTCATTATGACTCCAATGatagaagaagattattgaaacaaaaattgttaaGTCGACACGGAATTATGAAATTCGATATTATCAGAGAAGGATTAATTTGGTTATTATTGCCACCTTGGTATTGGGTAATCCTCACTAAGATAAAACAAAGAAGGGCATAA